A window of the Tiliqua scincoides isolate rTilSci1 chromosome 5, rTilSci1.hap2, whole genome shotgun sequence genome harbors these coding sequences:
- the SGF29 gene encoding SAGA-associated factor 29 isoform X1, giving the protein MRVTTLSLSELWLHRGRVAATVPGCERSFSSMALVSADSRIAELLGELHQLIKQTQEERLRSEHNLVNIQKTHERMQTENKISPYYRTKLRGLYTTAKADAEAECNILRKDLDKIAEIKSLLEERRIAAKIAGLYNDSEPPRKTMRRGVLMTLLQQSAMTLPLWIGKPGEKPPPLCGAIPASSDYVAKPGDKVAARVKAVDGDEQWILAEAVSYNHATNKYEVDDIDEEGKERHTLSRRRIIPLPQWKANPETDPEALFQKDQLVLALYPQTTCFYRALIHTPPQRPQDDYSVLFEDTSYADGYSPPLNVAQRYVVACKETKKK; this is encoded by the exons ATGCGCGTTACTACTTTATCCCTCTCCGAGTTGTGGCTGCATCGAGGTCGTGTTGCTGCTACAGTTCCGGGCTGTGAACG ttCCTTCAGTTCCATGGCTTTGGTATCAGCCGATTCCCGCATTGCTGAGCTCCTAGGGGAGTTGCATCAGCTTATCAAACAGACACAG GAAGAACGACTGAGGAGTGAACACAACCTGGTGAACATCCAGAAAACGCATGAGAGAATGCAGACAGAAAACAAAA TATCTCCATATTATCGGACCAAGTTACGTGGCCTCTACACAACAGCCAAGGCTGATGCAGAAGCTGAATGCAA CATCCTACGTAAGGACCTTGACAAGATTGCTGAGATTAAGTCCCTTCTTGAAGAACGTCGTATTG CTGCCAAGATTGCTGGACTCTACAATGATTCAGAGCCACCGCGGAAAACCATGCGTCGTGGTGTGCTAATGACGCTTCTCCAGCAGTCGGCCATGACGCTTCCTCTGTGGATTGGGAAACCTGGAGAGAA GCCTCCCCCACTGTGTGGCGCCATTCCTGCCTCAAGCGATTATGTGGCCAAACCAGGGGACAAGGTGGCAGCCCGCGTCAAAGCTGTTGATGGGGATGAGCAGTGGATCTTGGCTGAGGCTGTGAGCTACAATCATGCCACCAACAA GTATGAGGTGGATGATATTGATGAAGAAGGAAAAGA GCGCCACACCCTGAGCCGCCGCCGtattatccccttgccccagtggAAGGCTAACCCAGAAACAGACCCCGAAGCCTTGTTCCAGAAAGACCAGCTGGTCCTGGCCTTGTATCCACAGACCACCTGCTTTTACCGAGCGCTGATCCACACCCCACCACAGCGG CCTCAGGACGATTACTCAGTGCTGTTTGAAGACACCAGCTATGCTGATGGCTACTCTCCACCCCTCAATGTGGCTCAGCGCTATGTCGTGGCCTGCAAAGAAACCAAGAAGAAGTGA
- the SGF29 gene encoding SAGA-associated factor 29 isoform X2 has protein sequence MALVSADSRIAELLGELHQLIKQTQEERLRSEHNLVNIQKTHERMQTENKISPYYRTKLRGLYTTAKADAEAECNILRKDLDKIAEIKSLLEERRIAAKIAGLYNDSEPPRKTMRRGVLMTLLQQSAMTLPLWIGKPGEKPPPLCGAIPASSDYVAKPGDKVAARVKAVDGDEQWILAEAVSYNHATNKYEVDDIDEEGKERHTLSRRRIIPLPQWKANPETDPEALFQKDQLVLALYPQTTCFYRALIHTPPQRPQDDYSVLFEDTSYADGYSPPLNVAQRYVVACKETKKK, from the exons ATGGCTTTGGTATCAGCCGATTCCCGCATTGCTGAGCTCCTAGGGGAGTTGCATCAGCTTATCAAACAGACACAG GAAGAACGACTGAGGAGTGAACACAACCTGGTGAACATCCAGAAAACGCATGAGAGAATGCAGACAGAAAACAAAA TATCTCCATATTATCGGACCAAGTTACGTGGCCTCTACACAACAGCCAAGGCTGATGCAGAAGCTGAATGCAA CATCCTACGTAAGGACCTTGACAAGATTGCTGAGATTAAGTCCCTTCTTGAAGAACGTCGTATTG CTGCCAAGATTGCTGGACTCTACAATGATTCAGAGCCACCGCGGAAAACCATGCGTCGTGGTGTGCTAATGACGCTTCTCCAGCAGTCGGCCATGACGCTTCCTCTGTGGATTGGGAAACCTGGAGAGAA GCCTCCCCCACTGTGTGGCGCCATTCCTGCCTCAAGCGATTATGTGGCCAAACCAGGGGACAAGGTGGCAGCCCGCGTCAAAGCTGTTGATGGGGATGAGCAGTGGATCTTGGCTGAGGCTGTGAGCTACAATCATGCCACCAACAA GTATGAGGTGGATGATATTGATGAAGAAGGAAAAGA GCGCCACACCCTGAGCCGCCGCCGtattatccccttgccccagtggAAGGCTAACCCAGAAACAGACCCCGAAGCCTTGTTCCAGAAAGACCAGCTGGTCCTGGCCTTGTATCCACAGACCACCTGCTTTTACCGAGCGCTGATCCACACCCCACCACAGCGG CCTCAGGACGATTACTCAGTGCTGTTTGAAGACACCAGCTATGCTGATGGCTACTCTCCACCCCTCAATGTGGCTCAGCGCTATGTCGTGGCCTGCAAAGAAACCAAGAAGAAGTGA
- the LOC136652019 gene encoding uncharacterized protein, giving the protein MPGSRVGRPREAANPAGGEGAGSVSERVLREAHSLYVHPGHGLVSIGVRLGVVLLPPRRKVTVMVMGNHSAGKSSFINWYVEEHIQRTGVAIETQGFTFITSGRKRESLTGNATLHLYPHFQALQSFKGVPEYLSTEICTSKQKQFPLVTFLDTPGLVDGDMKYPFDVEGALIWFGQLCDLILVFFDPMGQALCKRTLNIVEKLNEGHGDKLRFYLSKADEAGAEGDRQRVLMQIVQELCKRPGLNKCGFDMPTIYIPNSNKPSRCVNQIEEVCRSIEKTISQTVQHTLNALERDCHLINEATQRLLEEDSETRSRNFRARFRGTLLGLAGCLLPIFLLLTLLFGTSFARQLWTLVLGEEQSQALELYVRPVASIWSLVPEEQTITVFFGLLCLSVLLLVLASYTFRTKPTLSKKQKRQLEDRRDYVLDVVLEKKVDGYRELWENWIWWYGIKAQSLAFVPKDHR; this is encoded by the exons ATGCCGGGGAGCAGGGTCGGGAGGCCCCGCGAGGCGGCGAACCCGGCTGGAGGAGAAGGGGCCGGGTCGGTGTCGGAGCGGGTGCTGAGGGAGGCCCACTCGCTCTATGTGCATCCGGGTCatg GGCTGGTGTCCATTGGGGTGCGCCTGGGCGTGGTTCTCCTCCCCCCGCGCCGCAAAGTGACGGTGATGGTGATGGGCAACCACAGTGCTGGCAAGAGCAGCTTCATCAACTG GTACGTGGAGGAGCACATCCAAAGAACTGGTGTAGCTATTGAGACACAGGGCTTCACCTTCATCACCAGTGGAAGGAAGCGGGAATCTCTCACG GGTAATGCCACACTCCATCTGTATCCCCATTTCCAGGCCTTACAGAGCTTCAAAG GAGTGCCGGAGTACCTGAGCACTGAGATCTGCACCTCCAAACAGAAGCAGTTCCCTCTGGTCACCTTCCTTGACACACCAGGCTTGGTGGACGGTGACATGAAGTACCCTTTTGATGTGGAAGGGGCACTTATCTGGTTTG GCCAACTCTGTGACCTCATCCTAGTCTTCTTTGATCCCATGGGGCAGGCCCTTTGCAAACGCACCCTCAACATTGTGGAGAAGCTGAATGAGGGGCATGGAGACAAGCTGCGTTTCTACCTCAGCAAGGCTGATGAGGCAGGCGCTGAGGGTGACAGACAG AGGGTCCTGATGCAGATTGTCCAGGAGCTCTGCAAGCGCCCAGGACTCAACAAGTGTGGGTTTGACATGCCCACAATCTATATCCCCAACTCTAATAAG CCAAGTCGCTGTGTTAATCAGATTGAGGAGGTCTGCCGAAGCATCGAGAAGACAATCAGTCAGACGGTACAGCACACTCTCAATGCCCTAGAGCGGGACTGCCACCTCATTAATGAGGCCACACAGCGACTGCTAGAGGAGGATAG TGAGACCAGAAGCAGGAACTTCCGGGCTCGCTTTCGGGGGACATTGttggggctggctggctgcctgctgcCCATCTTTCTCCTACTGACCTTACTTTTTGGTACCTCATTTGCTCGACAGCTATGGACTCTGGTGCTTGGAGAGGAGCAGAGCCAGGCATTAGAGCTATATGTG CGCCCAGTTGCCTCAATCTGGAGTCTTGTACCTGAAGAGCAGACCATTACAGTATTCTTTGGCCTTCTCTGCCTCTCTGTCCTTCTCCTCGTCTTGGCCAGCTATACTTTCAG GACAAAGCCCACTCTTTCAAAAAAACAGAAGCGGCAGTTGGAAGACCGGCGAGATTATGTGTTGGATGTTGTGCTGGAAAAAAAGGTTGATGGCTATAGGGAATTGTGGGAAAATTGGATATGGTGGTATGGGATTAAAGCACAAAGTTTGGCATTCGTACCAAAGGATCACAGGTAG